A portion of the Bacteroides faecium genome contains these proteins:
- a CDS encoding glycoside hydrolase family 130 protein — MDIAKRFHQNPLLKPSDLQPGIEGMEITCFLNPGVFRFDGKTWLLLRVAERPVQKQGVISFPVYNKEGKIEVLSFDENDPELDASDPRVIGYAGQDYLTTMSYLRLVSSEDGIHFKEEPDYPPIFGKGALEAFGIEDCRVATTADGYYLTFTEVSSVAVGVGLIHTRDWKNYTRHGMIFPPHNKDCALFEEKINGKYFALHRPSSPELGGNYIWLAESPDRLHWGNHRCVATTRSDSWDCARVGAGAAPIRTEEGWLEIYHGADYQNRYCLGALLLDLNDPSKVIARSKAPIMEPTAPYEQTGFFGNVVFTNGHLVEGDTVTVYYGASDEVICGAEFSIGEILRSLKS, encoded by the coding sequence ATGGATATTGCAAAACGATTTCATCAGAACCCATTATTGAAACCATCTGATTTACAACCGGGAATAGAAGGTATGGAAATCACCTGTTTCCTGAATCCCGGAGTATTCCGCTTCGACGGAAAAACCTGGTTATTACTGCGGGTAGCCGAACGCCCCGTACAGAAACAGGGAGTGATTAGTTTCCCCGTATATAATAAGGAAGGGAAGATAGAGGTACTTTCTTTCGACGAAAATGACCCGGAACTGGATGCTTCCGACCCTCGTGTGATAGGATATGCAGGACAGGATTACCTGACTACCATGTCTTATCTCCGGCTGGTATCGAGCGAGGACGGCATCCATTTTAAGGAAGAACCGGATTATCCGCCTATTTTCGGCAAAGGGGCATTAGAGGCTTTCGGCATCGAGGACTGCCGGGTGGCGACTACAGCCGACGGCTATTACCTGACGTTTACCGAAGTCTCTTCCGTTGCCGTCGGTGTAGGGCTGATTCATACCCGTGACTGGAAGAATTACACTCGTCACGGCATGATTTTTCCCCCTCATAATAAAGACTGTGCCTTGTTTGAAGAGAAGATAAACGGCAAATATTTCGCCTTGCATCGCCCGAGCAGTCCCGAACTGGGCGGCAACTATATCTGGCTTGCCGAATCACCCGACCGGTTGCACTGGGGCAATCACCGTTGCGTTGCGACCACTCGCTCCGATAGTTGGGACTGTGCCCGTGTGGGTGCGGGCGCCGCGCCTATCCGTACAGAGGAAGGCTGGCTGGAGATTTATCATGGTGCAGACTATCAGAACCGCTATTGCCTGGGAGCCCTTCTGCTTGACTTGAACGACCCCTCAAAGGTAATCGCCCGAAGCAAAGCTCCTATAATGGAACCGACTGCTCCCTACGAGCAAACCGGATTCTTCGGGAATGTAGTCTTCACGAACGGGCATCTGGTAGAAGGGGATACGGTGACTGTTTACTACGGTGCGAGTGATGAAGTAATCTGCGGAGCGGAGTTCTCTATTGGGGAAATCCTTCGTTCATTAAAGTCATGA
- a CDS encoding MFS transporter — MNKLKREYQFFKQQSPNVRVLLMTNLLYAFVLPVVEIFVGAYVMRHTSEPVSVAFYQLFMYIGIIATSFVNGFLLRHVSVKVLYAGGILVSGLSMFTMMLVKSLGFVELGIAGFVLGAASGFFWTNRYLLTLNNTTDNSRNYFFGLESFFFSITSITVPLLIGAFISQIDGKEIMGCLIDINGAYRLVTVGVIVVTLFAVAVLWRGKFANPVQKNFLYFRFCTLWKKMLLLASLKGMVQGFLVTAPAILVLKLVGDEGTLGLIQGISGTLTAILVYVLGRIAKPEDRPKIFIAGLLVFFIGTLFNGVLFSATGVIIFVLCKVIFQPLFDLPYYPIMMQTIDAVVKIEKRNEYTYILSHEFGLFLGRAFGLILFMVLAFAISQDFALKYALILVGALQLIAYPLAQNIIKQNQTVR, encoded by the coding sequence ATGAATAAATTGAAAAGAGAATATCAATTCTTCAAGCAGCAAAGTCCCAATGTACGTGTACTGTTGATGACTAACCTGCTCTATGCGTTCGTGCTTCCTGTGGTGGAGATATTTGTAGGCGCTTATGTGATGCGCCACACGAGCGAGCCTGTTTCCGTAGCTTTCTATCAGCTTTTTATGTATATCGGCATCATTGCAACCTCTTTTGTCAACGGCTTCCTGTTGCGGCATGTCAGCGTGAAAGTACTGTATGCAGGCGGGATATTAGTTAGCGGGTTGTCGATGTTTACCATGATGCTGGTAAAGTCATTGGGCTTTGTAGAACTAGGCATAGCAGGTTTTGTCCTCGGAGCCGCATCGGGTTTCTTTTGGACTAACCGTTATCTATTGACTCTCAACAACACGACCGATAATAGCCGGAACTACTTTTTCGGACTGGAATCTTTCTTTTTCTCCATCACTTCGATAACTGTTCCTTTATTGATTGGCGCATTCATCAGCCAGATAGACGGCAAAGAAATCATGGGATGCCTGATTGATATAAATGGAGCCTATCGTTTGGTCACAGTCGGAGTCATAGTCGTGACCCTGTTTGCCGTAGCTGTCTTGTGGCGTGGTAAGTTTGCCAATCCGGTACAGAAGAATTTTCTGTATTTCCGGTTCTGTACACTGTGGAAAAAAATGTTGTTATTGGCTTCTCTGAAAGGAATGGTACAGGGATTTCTGGTGACTGCCCCCGCCATCCTGGTTCTGAAACTGGTCGGTGATGAAGGGACATTAGGCTTGATACAGGGAATCAGCGGTACGCTGACGGCTATACTGGTCTATGTACTGGGGCGTATTGCCAAACCCGAAGACCGTCCGAAGATATTTATTGCCGGGTTACTCGTCTTTTTTATCGGTACTCTGTTCAACGGGGTCTTGTTTTCAGCCACCGGAGTGATTATCTTTGTCCTCTGTAAGGTAATCTTTCAGCCCTTGTTTGACTTGCCTTACTATCCCATTATGATGCAAACCATCGACGCAGTAGTTAAAATCGAGAAAAGAAATGAATACACTTATATTTTAAGCCACGAATTCGGACTATTCCTGGGGCGTGCTTTCGGGCTCATCCTTTTTATGGTGCTTGCCTTTGCCATATCACAGGATTTTGCATTGAAGTACGCATTGATACTGGTAGGAGCCTTGCAGTTGATAGCCTACCCGTTGGCTCAGAACATCATCAAACAGAACCAGACGGTTCGCTAA
- a CDS encoding glycoside hydrolase family 130 protein, whose protein sequence is MIKLKSVIYLISMMTLAGCSGQKQASVAVEEQSGQWILGPFVRPEGVNPVISPQPTTFQCPMRKQPVRWEESDTFNPAATVKDGKIVVLYRAEDNSAQGIGKRTSRIGYAESADGVTMSQADAPVLFPSEDDFKEIEWEGGCEDPRVAMTEDGLYVMLYTAWNRNLPRLAVATSRDLKNWTKHGLAFAKAYNGRFANIASKSASIVTGVKDGRLVIEKVAGKYFMYWGENAVCAATSDNLTDWAPVLNENNELREIAKPRNGYFDSRLTECGPPAIKTVNGIVLLYNGKNGYKEERDSAYPAGAYCAGQFLFDANDPYKVLDRLDKPFFVPEAAFEKSGQYKDGTVFIEGLAYFKNKLYLYYGCADSQVAVAICDDNIDSKLKTHN, encoded by the coding sequence ATGATAAAACTAAAATCTGTAATCTATTTAATCAGTATGATGACATTAGCCGGATGCTCCGGACAAAAACAGGCATCCGTAGCTGTCGAAGAACAGAGCGGACAATGGATACTCGGCCCTTTTGTCCGCCCGGAAGGGGTGAATCCGGTGATTTCCCCGCAACCGACTACTTTCCAATGCCCGATGCGCAAGCAGCCGGTAAGATGGGAAGAGAGTGACACTTTCAATCCGGCGGCAACCGTCAAGGACGGGAAGATTGTGGTACTCTACCGCGCGGAAGACAACTCGGCGCAAGGCATCGGAAAGAGGACATCCCGCATTGGCTATGCGGAAAGTGCGGACGGAGTGACGATGAGCCAAGCGGACGCACCGGTACTCTTTCCTTCCGAAGACGATTTTAAAGAAATAGAATGGGAAGGTGGTTGCGAAGACCCGCGTGTGGCAATGACGGAAGACGGATTGTACGTCATGCTTTATACAGCCTGGAACCGCAACCTTCCCCGCCTGGCAGTGGCTACTTCCAGGGACTTGAAAAACTGGACGAAGCACGGACTCGCTTTTGCGAAAGCATACAACGGACGTTTTGCCAATATAGCAAGCAAATCAGCTTCTATTGTCACCGGAGTGAAAGACGGCAGACTGGTCATTGAGAAAGTGGCTGGCAAATACTTTATGTACTGGGGAGAGAATGCGGTATGTGCCGCAACTTCCGATAACCTGACCGACTGGGCTCCGGTACTGAACGAAAACAACGAACTAAGGGAGATAGCCAAACCCCGCAACGGGTATTTCGACAGCCGCCTGACTGAGTGCGGGCCACCGGCTATCAAGACTGTGAACGGTATTGTATTATTATACAATGGCAAGAACGGATACAAGGAAGAAAGGGACTCGGCATACCCCGCAGGCGCTTATTGTGCAGGGCAGTTCCTGTTTGACGCCAACGACCCTTATAAGGTACTCGACCGCCTGGATAAACCCTTCTTTGTGCCCGAAGCCGCTTTCGAGAAGAGCGGTCAGTACAAGGACGGAACAGTGTTTATCGAAGGGCTGGCTTACTTTAAAAACAAATTATATCTCTATTATGGCTGTGCCGATTCGCAGGTTGCAGTAGCGATATGTGATGATAATATAGATTCGAAACTTAAAACACATAACTAA
- a CDS encoding SusC/RagA family TonB-linked outer membrane protein, whose amino-acid sequence MKHACKMNTVVLKSFNDRLKIATVSALMAGTFLCVPFTVYAESPSVSGIEQTVRNITVKGVVVDAGGEPVIGASVQLKGAAGVGTITDVDGKFTLPVPANGVLQISYIGYKTTEVRVNGQTGLKVTLQEDTETLDEVVVVGYGIQKKASVTGSVAAISSDKLMEVKAPSVTNMLAGRLPGLRAVQRSGSPGDDGASVDIRGYGSMLVIVDGIERDYTQLDPNDIESISILKDAAAAVYGFKGSNGVLLVTTKKGTEQKVKIEYNGYVGFQKVTRYPEMMNAYEYASLYNEAIHNANPWRGASAYSQEQLEAYRNGTAGTDWWSETMRSTAPQTSHNLSLTGGTEKVKYYMSIGYMDQGGIIRSGDWNYQRYNVRSNLSVEVAKGLNVELRLSGRFDNRKKPYNGDNLFRSAQMAIPTYSMYANDNPDYWGAVGDMANPVHVSDSDDSGYEDRLRREFNSSLAITWQLPWVKGLMAKALVAYDYTNKEWKTWRKDLSEYTYDYANEEYIEKVVNTAHLESKLENYDKPTYQFSMNYNNTFAKKHNIGAMLVWEMYNDKKNWVTGARDFAIGLIPDLDYGDKTNQEASGKTQETAHAGLVGRLNYDFSNRYLVEFNFRYDGTYKFRAGNRWGFFPGVSLGWRVSEEAFFKKLLPDMDNLKIRASYAKVGDEGDFDAFQYLDGYTSHGSYIMGSNGVTSGMTTVGMANPWLTWYESKIMNIGFEASYHRGLISVEFDWFRRNRSGLPATRVGSLPTIFGESMPQENLNSDINTGFEIVVGHKNRIGNFNYNVSANFSTTRIKYDYVERAASTNMYDDWRNNTNGRYKDIRWGKKVIGQFTSFEEILNSPVQDKDGNRSLMPGDLKFEDYNGDGIIDDNDTQPLGHGATPRMYYGLNMSGEYKGFDLTVFFQGAAGHDIYVSGDILDPFIQQGLGNGLAIMTDRWHREDPTDPYSKWIPGYMPAARVAGVADNRSSNSWSLHNASYLRLKTLELGYTLPKALTKKAAIDRVRFYINCNNLLTFTKRDGLMKNVDPESNSSGIRYYPQMKTYNFGVNVTF is encoded by the coding sequence ATGAAACATGCTTGTAAAATGAACACGGTTGTCTTAAAGTCGTTCAACGACCGGCTGAAGATAGCTACTGTTTCAGCTTTAATGGCAGGGACTTTCCTGTGCGTACCGTTTACGGTATATGCGGAAAGCCCTTCGGTATCGGGTATCGAACAGACTGTTCGGAATATCACGGTGAAAGGTGTGGTTGTTGACGCCGGCGGAGAACCGGTTATCGGAGCTTCGGTGCAACTGAAAGGTGCTGCCGGTGTGGGGACGATTACCGATGTGGACGGTAAGTTTACCTTGCCGGTTCCCGCTAATGGAGTGTTACAGATTTCCTATATCGGATACAAAACAACAGAAGTGCGGGTGAACGGACAAACCGGACTGAAAGTAACTTTGCAGGAAGATACCGAGACACTGGACGAGGTAGTGGTGGTAGGTTACGGTATTCAGAAGAAGGCTTCTGTGACCGGTTCGGTGGCTGCCATCTCTTCGGACAAATTGATGGAAGTAAAAGCTCCCAGTGTGACGAATATGCTCGCCGGACGTTTGCCGGGTTTGCGTGCCGTACAGCGTAGCGGTAGCCCCGGTGATGATGGAGCTTCCGTTGATATTCGTGGATATGGAAGCATGCTGGTGATTGTAGACGGCATCGAGCGTGATTATACGCAGCTCGACCCGAATGATATCGAGTCCATTTCTATCCTGAAAGATGCCGCCGCAGCGGTTTACGGTTTTAAAGGTTCAAACGGTGTTCTGCTGGTTACTACCAAGAAAGGGACGGAACAGAAGGTGAAGATAGAATATAACGGCTATGTAGGCTTTCAGAAAGTGACCCGCTATCCGGAGATGATGAATGCTTATGAGTATGCCTCTCTTTACAATGAAGCGATTCACAATGCCAACCCGTGGCGCGGAGCTTCCGCTTACTCGCAAGAACAACTGGAAGCTTACCGGAATGGTACGGCAGGTACGGACTGGTGGAGTGAGACGATGCGTAGCACCGCTCCCCAGACTTCACATAACTTGAGCCTGACAGGCGGTACGGAGAAAGTGAAATATTATATGTCTATCGGATATATGGACCAGGGTGGTATCATCCGTTCGGGCGACTGGAATTACCAACGTTACAACGTCCGTTCCAACCTGAGCGTGGAAGTGGCTAAGGGACTGAACGTGGAACTGCGTTTGAGCGGGCGCTTCGACAACCGCAAAAAGCCTTACAATGGCGATAACCTGTTCCGTTCGGCACAAATGGCCATCCCGACTTATTCCATGTATGCCAATGATAACCCGGATTATTGGGGAGCCGTAGGAGATATGGCGAATCCCGTGCATGTTTCCGATTCGGACGACAGTGGTTATGAAGACCGCCTGCGTCGCGAATTTAACAGCTCGTTGGCTATCACCTGGCAACTTCCCTGGGTGAAAGGACTGATGGCAAAAGCATTGGTTGCCTACGATTATACGAACAAGGAATGGAAAACGTGGCGGAAAGACCTCTCGGAATATACGTATGATTATGCGAATGAAGAGTATATAGAGAAAGTGGTTAACACCGCGCATCTGGAATCGAAACTGGAAAACTATGACAAACCGACCTATCAGTTCTCTATGAACTACAACAATACGTTCGCTAAAAAGCATAATATCGGTGCCATGCTGGTATGGGAAATGTATAATGACAAGAAGAATTGGGTGACCGGAGCACGTGACTTTGCCATCGGGCTGATTCCTGACCTGGACTATGGGGATAAAACGAACCAGGAAGCTTCCGGCAAGACTCAGGAGACAGCTCATGCCGGCTTGGTGGGACGTCTGAACTATGATTTCTCCAACCGTTATCTGGTGGAATTCAATTTCCGCTACGACGGAACCTATAAATTCCGTGCGGGCAATCGTTGGGGATTCTTCCCGGGTGTCTCTTTGGGATGGCGTGTTTCGGAAGAGGCTTTTTTCAAGAAACTGTTGCCCGATATGGATAACCTGAAAATTCGTGCCTCGTATGCCAAAGTGGGTGATGAAGGAGATTTCGACGCGTTTCAGTATCTGGATGGATATACGTCTCACGGAAGCTATATCATGGGCAGCAACGGAGTGACTTCGGGCATGACTACGGTAGGTATGGCAAACCCGTGGCTGACCTGGTATGAATCGAAGATAATGAACATCGGCTTTGAGGCGTCTTACCACAGGGGACTGATTTCTGTGGAGTTCGACTGGTTCCGCAGAAACCGTTCCGGTCTGCCTGCCACCCGTGTAGGCTCATTGCCTACTATCTTCGGTGAATCAATGCCGCAGGAGAACCTGAATTCTGATATTAACACCGGATTCGAGATTGTAGTCGGGCATAAAAACCGGATTGGCAATTTTAATTATAATGTGTCGGCCAACTTCTCTACTACCCGGATTAAGTATGATTATGTGGAGCGGGCGGCTTCCACCAATATGTATGACGATTGGCGTAATAACACCAACGGGCGTTACAAGGATATCCGCTGGGGAAAGAAAGTAATCGGGCAGTTTACTTCTTTCGAGGAAATTTTGAACTCACCGGTTCAGGATAAGGACGGTAACCGTTCGCTGATGCCGGGTGATTTGAAATTCGAAGACTACAATGGCGACGGCATTATCGATGATAACGATACGCAACCCCTCGGACACGGTGCCACCCCCCGTATGTACTATGGCTTGAATATGTCCGGAGAATACAAAGGATTCGACCTGACTGTCTTCTTCCAGGGAGCTGCCGGACACGATATTTATGTCAGCGGGGATATTCTCGACCCGTTTATCCAGCAAGGTTTAGGTAATGGGCTGGCTATCATGACCGACCGCTGGCACCGGGAAGACCCGACCGACCCTTATAGCAAATGGATTCCGGGATATATGCCTGCCGCACGCGTGGCAGGTGTCGCCGATAACCGTTCCAGTAACTCGTGGTCATTGCACAACGCAAGTTACCTGCGCCTGAAAACCCTGGAACTGGGATACACGCTTCCTAAAGCCTTGACCAAAAAGGCGGCTATCGACCGGGTGCGTTTCTATATCAACTGCAACAATCTGCTGACTTTCACCAAGCGTGACGGACTGATGAAGAACGTCGACCCCGAAAGCAATTCCAGCGGGATACGCTACTACCCGCAGATGAAGACGTATAACTTTGGCGTAAATGTAACCTTCTAA